Proteins encoded within one genomic window of Ranitomeya variabilis isolate aRanVar5 chromosome 4, aRanVar5.hap1, whole genome shotgun sequence:
- the LOC143768206 gene encoding C3a anaphylatoxin chemotactic receptor-like: MSALFCLLRSPGGYDERDYYYENIIQKTSITLYSIVFALGIIGNGLVIWIAGFRMKNTISAVWFLHLAIADFLCCSSLPLRIADWAALFSDPQHFALCIVNMVLFNVNMSASVLLLTAMSIDRWVSVMWPFWAKVHRSRNLVRISAAIIWGLSVIVTGAVYYVYKYRVGNLSEWCLYYPISSYNPELRLTIHQIRLVIMCVIPFLIIVTSYVTIFYKLRKSKRSQRSQRSSRIITAVISCFFICWFPYYIWRLIEWYYIDDITFYIVDPITISLAYLNSCLNPIIYVFLTADFQHGFLRSLISRLERAFGDHPNDLSRERGDTGDTRPTAV, translated from the coding sequence ATGTCTGCCCTGTTCTGTCTCCTCAGGTCACCTGGCGGATACGACGAGAGAGATTAttattatgagaacattatacagaAGACGTCCATTACATTATACAGCATTGTTTTTGCTCTCGGGATTATCGGAAATGGATTAGTCATCTGGATTGCCGGATTCAGGATGAAGAACACAATCAGTGCCGTGTGGTTCCTCCACCTGGCCATCGCGGACTTCCTGTGCTGCTCATCTCTCCCCCTGAGAATTGCTGACTGGGCTGCACTTTTCTCAGACCCCCAACATTTTGCACTTTGTATAGTGAACATGGTTCTGTTTAATGTGAACATGAGCGCCAGTGTTCTCCTCCTGACGGCCATGAGTATTGACCGCTGGGTGTCCGTCATGTGGCCATTCTGGGCCAAAGTCCATAGATCTCGTAACCTGGTGAGAATCAGTGCAGCGATCATCTGGGGGCTGAGCGTCATTGTGACCGGTGCTGTGTATTACGTGTATAAATACCGTGTAGGTAATCTAAGTGAATGGTGTCTATATTATCCCATATCTTCTTATAACCCAGAGTTACGTCTGACCATTCACCAGATCAGATTAGTTATAATgtgtgtgatcccgtttctcatcaTCGTCACCTCTTATGTCACCATTTTCTACAAACTTAGAAAAAGTAAGAGATCCCAGAGATCTCAGAGATCCTCCAGGATCATCACCGCTGTTATATCGTGTTTCTTCATCTGCTGGTTTCCATATTACATctggcgactaatagaatggtattataTAGATGACATAACATTCTATATAGTAGACCCTATCACTATCAGTCTGGCTTATCTGAACAGTTGCCTGAATCCGATCATTTATGTGTTCCTGACAGCGGATTTCCAACACGGTTTCCTCAGATCCCTCATCTCCAGGCTGGAAAGAGCCTTCGGTGACCATCCTAATGACCTGAGCAGAGAGCGAGGAGACACAGGAGACACTCGCCCTACTGCTGTGTAA